GTTGTTCGGTCCGTGCGTATTGATCTTCACGCCGCGCACCGTCACGTTCTGACAGAGCGTGGGGTTGATCTCCCACATCGGCGAATTCACGATCGTGACGTTCTCGATGAGGATATTCTTACAGCGATATGGCTGGATGAAATTCGGCCGCAGACAATCGCCCTCGCCGAACACGCGCTGCGCGACCGGCACCCGCCGCTCGGCCATGTCGAGCAGTCGCTGACGCGACGCGTTGTAGTTCGGCATGCCGGCCTTCCAGCCCGACTCCTTGCTTCCCTTCCAGAACCACCAATGCGCTTCGTCGGCTTGGCCGTCGAGCGTGCCTTCACCGGTGATAGCGATGTCGCTCTGGTCGAGCGCGTAGATGAACGGCGAGTAGTTCATCAGCTCAGTGCTCTCGAATCGCGTGAGCACGGCGGGGAGATACTTCGAGGTGTCTCGAGTGAACGCCAGCGTCGCGCCCTTCGCGACGTGGAGGTTCACCCTGCTCTCGAGATGAATCGGCCCGGTGAGGAAGCGGCCGGCGGGCACCAACACGCGGCCGCCGCCCGCGGCGGCACACGCTTCGACGGCGCGGCGAATCGCATCGGTACAATCGGAGTCGTCGGCGCGCGCGCCGTACCGCGTGATGTCGAAGTCCCGATTCGGAAATGTCGGCGGAACGATGCGCGCGAGAATCTCGGGCACGAGATCCCATCCACTCTTTCCACTCGGCGGCATCGGCGAACCAACACGCGGCCCCGAGCGACACGCCGCGGCGAGCGGAGACACGAGCGTCGCGGCAAGAACACCGTCACGAAGAAATTGTCTGCGGTTCATGGGCTCGGGTGCGATTTGGACCAGACGTCGAAACGCGCCAGCGTCGCTGCCGGCAGTGTCGTGTACCAGCCATAGCCGGACCGGCGGTCGGTGAGCTGGTTCCAGTCGTAGAGCTTGATGCCCTCGCGATTGGCCATGATCACGCGATTCGTGCCGATCTCGTAGAGACGGCCCCACAGCGGCGGCGCGTTGGGATCGGCGCGAAGCTCGTAGTGCGCGTACGACAGGCCATGCAGCTGAACGGAACGCAGCCATCGTGTTGCCGCGTACACCGCCTTCACCACGTCTTGCGACGGGCGCGGCAGCGTCATCAGGAAATCGACAATCTCCGCGCTCTCGAGCGCCGTGAGCGACGTCAGCTCGTACGATCGCGCGCTTACTGGGAGATATGTCAGCGGATCGTGCTGCTGGCCCCACGCTGTCAACACGCCGTTGACGCTGACCTGCGCGTCGAGAATGCACGCGATGCCTTTCATCACCGCGGCGCTCGCCGCGGCGCGCTGCTTCACATTCACATTCTGGAAATCTCCCGCGGCGACTTCGCGGAAGATGCTCAGCACGTTGACGGTCGCGTTGTCGTTGAACGTCGCGGCGTCGTGATAGCTGCCCTCGAGCGGGAATGCCTGGGGGATGCATCCATTCGGCATCTGCGACGCGAGCAAGTAGTCGATGCCGCGCGAGATCGCACGCTCATAGCGCGGATCATGATGCGCCGAGTCCGCGTGCGCCAAGAAATGGATTTCCTCGGTGGTCTGATCGTTGTCCACCGTCGAGATCCACTCCCACTCATTGCTCTCAGCGTAATAGCTCTCGCCCGGCTGGCGACTGTGCGCCGCAAAATCGACGTGCTTGGACCAGCCGCCGTTCGGCGCCTGGAAGCTGAGAATCGACTCGGCCATGCGGCGCGCCGAGTCACCGGCGAACCACGCCGGCGTCATGTA
Above is a window of Gemmatimonadaceae bacterium DNA encoding:
- a CDS encoding glycoside hydrolase family 28 protein; protein product: MNRRQFLRDGVLAATLVSPLAAACRSGPRVGSPMPPSGKSGWDLVPEILARIVPPTFPNRDFDITRYGARADDSDCTDAIRRAVEACAAAGGGRVLVPAGRFLTGPIHLESRVNLHVAKGATLAFTRDTSKYLPAVLTRFESTELMNYSPFIYALDQSDIAITGEGTLDGQADEAHWWFWKGSKESGWKAGMPNYNASRQRLLDMAERRVPVAQRVFGEGDCLRPNFIQPYRCKNILIENVTIVNSPMWEINPTLCQNVTVRGVKINTHGPNNDGVDPDSCCDVLIEHCEFNTGDDCIAIKSGRNEDGRRVGVPSENIIVRECQMRDGHGGVSVGSEISGGCWNVFAYNCRMDSPILYSVLRLKNNAMRGGVLRDIYMRDVTVGQVSDAILSIDFTYEEGAKGRFTPVARNIELRRVTSEKSPHGVVLKGFPNAPIEDVRVLDCTFKNVSQGNVIENVRGLNWAGTTINGVKAQ
- the pelA gene encoding pectate lyase — protein: MTGCAALVLGMTPLRAQNPNPMDSIRKLPGYRPAADTTTYLAESRIEKFVPRRRHAAWMAYLASSRAMYARDTASMHQELRTLGKTEMVRAPYTHDFSVKSYMTPAWFAGDSARRMAESILSFQAPNGGWSKHVDFAAHSRQPGESYYAESNEWEWISTVDNDQTTEEIHFLAHADSAHHDPRYERAISRGIDYLLASQMPNGCIPQAFPLEGSYHDAATFNDNATVNVLSIFREVAAGDFQNVNVKQRAAASAAVMKGIACILDAQVSVNGVLTAWGQQHDPLTYLPVSARSYELTSLTALESAEIVDFLMTLPRPSQDVVKAVYAATRWLRSVQLHGLSYAHYELRADPNAPPLWGRLYEIGTNRVIMANREGIKLYDWNQLTDRRSGYGWYTTLPAATLARFDVWSKSHPSP